A window from Nitrosopumilus sp. encodes these proteins:
- a CDS encoding SDR family oxidoreductase gives MAKPLKIVVTGASGFIAKNLRRYLSKKNVELISISRNDFKNFQNESKIISQNYNEKNILKKIKNVDTLIHLVGVGKQSIHNDYDKINFDLTRHIVNLSKKAKIRKIIFLSGLGVSTSTSLGYFISKYNAEQQIINSGLDFTIFRPSYIIGKDDLLSKTLKKQIKRGEIIIPGSGTYSIQPIHVSDVVKLIFKSISHLPLNNKIIDLVGPDSVTFEKYVRIFSKGTNTKIRKIPLEEAYHNTIVNSKYDFGIDDLNILIGNFKGNHDKLSKLSKIKFHSVLD, from the coding sequence ATGGCTAAACCTCTAAAGATTGTCGTTACTGGAGCAAGTGGATTTATTGCAAAGAATCTTAGAAGATATTTGTCTAAAAAAAATGTTGAATTGATTTCCATATCTAGAAATGATTTTAAAAATTTTCAGAATGAATCTAAAATAATATCACAAAATTACAACGAAAAAAATATTTTAAAAAAAATTAAAAATGTAGATACATTAATTCATCTTGTTGGAGTAGGAAAACAATCTATTCATAATGATTATGATAAGATTAATTTTGATTTAACAAGGCACATAGTAAATCTAAGCAAAAAAGCTAAAATTAGAAAAATTATTTTTCTTAGTGGTTTAGGAGTTTCTACAAGTACTTCGTTAGGATACTTTATTTCAAAATACAATGCAGAACAACAAATTATTAATTCTGGATTGGACTTTACAATTTTTCGACCTTCATACATTATTGGAAAAGATGATTTATTGTCAAAAACTCTTAAAAAACAAATCAAGAGGGGCGAAATTATTATTCCTGGTTCAGGAACATATTCAATTCAACCCATACATGTTTCTGATGTCGTTAAACTAATTTTCAAATCAATTTCACATTTGCCCCTAAATAACAAAATCATTGATCTTGTAGGTCCCGATTCTGTTACTTTTGAAAAATATGTTAGAATATTTTCTAAAGGAACTAACACCAAAATTAGGAAAATTCCTCTTGAAGAAGCTTATCATAATACAATAGTTAATTCAAAATATGATTTTGGAATTGACGATCTAAATATTCTAATTGGAAATTTTAAAGGAAATCATGATAAATTATCCAAACTATCTAAGATAAAATTTCACTCTGTGTTAGACTAA
- the metK gene encoding methionine adenosyltransferase produces the protein MTNNFLFTSESVTEGHPDKICDNISDAFLDEYLKQDPNSRVAVETMVTTDYVVVSGEVTSKAIFDQKSQEELVRKTIKEIGYDDKDLMFDGATCKVELKLHSQSPDISQGVTATEDKEQGAGDQGLMFGYASNETEELMPMPILLAHKLIQKLSQVRRDKTLPWVRPDGKSQVSVRYEDNKPTKIETVVISTQHSPDISQEEISKEIIDKVIKPVLGNLWNDDIKIHINPTGKFVIGGPHGDAGLTGRKIIVDSYGGFGRHGGGAFSGKDPSKVDRSACYMCRYIAKNLVAAGLADRCEVQLAYAIGVAEPVSLYVNTFGTNKIPENQIEDLVRKNFDMKPSGIISQLDLKRPIYKKTASYGHFGRNEPEFTWEKTDKAATLKQSAGL, from the coding sequence ATGACCAATAATTTTCTCTTTACCTCCGAATCTGTTACAGAAGGCCATCCAGACAAAATATGTGACAATATTTCTGATGCATTTTTGGATGAGTATCTAAAACAAGATCCAAATTCCAGAGTTGCAGTTGAAACAATGGTTACTACTGATTATGTTGTAGTGTCAGGAGAGGTTACATCAAAAGCAATTTTTGATCAAAAATCTCAAGAAGAATTGGTTAGAAAAACGATTAAAGAAATTGGATATGATGACAAAGATTTGATGTTCGATGGAGCTACATGTAAAGTTGAATTAAAACTTCACTCACAAAGTCCAGACATCAGTCAAGGAGTTACTGCAACTGAAGATAAAGAACAAGGTGCAGGTGATCAAGGTTTGATGTTTGGTTATGCATCAAATGAAACTGAGGAATTAATGCCCATGCCCATTTTACTTGCACACAAACTTATTCAAAAACTTTCACAAGTAAGAAGAGATAAAACTTTACCATGGGTTAGGCCTGATGGCAAATCACAGGTATCTGTACGATATGAAGATAATAAACCAACTAAAATTGAAACTGTTGTTATATCAACACAACATTCTCCTGATATTTCTCAAGAAGAAATTTCAAAAGAAATTATTGATAAGGTTATCAAACCAGTTTTAGGAAACCTATGGAATGATGATATTAAAATTCACATCAATCCAACAGGTAAATTTGTGATTGGTGGTCCACATGGAGATGCAGGATTAACTGGGAGAAAAATTATTGTAGATAGCTATGGAGGATTTGGAAGACACGGTGGAGGAGCTTTTTCAGGAAAAGATCCATCAAAAGTAGATAGATCAGCCTGTTACATGTGCAGATATATTGCAAAGAATCTAGTTGCAGCTGGATTAGCTGATAGATGTGAAGTCCAACTTGCATATGCAATTGGTGTTGCAGAACCAGTATCATTGTATGTCAATACATTTGGAACTAACAAAATTCCTGAAAATCAAATTGAAGATTTAGTTAGGAAGAATTTTGATATGAAACCATCTGGAATCATTTCACAGCTTGATTTGAAGAGACCAATATACAAAAAAACTGCCTCATATGGTCATTTTGGAAGAAATGAGCCAGAATTTACTTGGGAAAAAACAGACAAAGCTGCTACTTTAAAACAATCTGCCGGATTATAA
- a CDS encoding U6 snRNA-associated Sm-like protein LSm6, producing MSQSNSAKRPLTTLQKSTKKKVTVRLKNEVEYKGKMDNVDSYMNLIMTDAEELHDGKTIANYGRVIVRGNNVLFIKLENEL from the coding sequence GTGTCCCAATCAAATAGTGCAAAAAGACCTCTAACAACTCTTCAAAAAAGTACTAAGAAGAAAGTTACTGTAAGACTGAAGAACGAAGTTGAATACAAAGGCAAGATGGACAATGTCGATTCTTATATGAACCTGATTATGACTGACGCTGAAGAACTTCATGATGGTAAAACAATTGCTAATTATGGCAGGGTTATCGTAAGAGGCAATAACGTATTATTTATCAAACTAGAAAATGAACTCTAG
- a CDS encoding cobalt-precorrin-5B (C(1))-methyltransferase, with amino-acid sequence MEEEKAKLKTGYTTGSSATAASKAALLSIINQKKIESVDILLPKKSSIQIPVHSCEFESEKARCSVIKNGGDDPDVTHGAEIIVELALTEKINEIEIDGGEGVGIVTKPGLGLEINKPAINPVPKKMIIENIREIGKEILLKKGVRVVISVPKGKELGPKTDNPRLGIINGISILGTSGIVIPFSTASYAASIRQNLDVALAMGNDMVVLTTGGRSEDFAKKIVDLPDHCFVQMGDFSGYTIQQCSRKNIKRAYVVGFIGKLAKMAAGVKQTHVKGSKVDMGFLAELAQKCNANETVIQEIKKANTARHVSEIIQENKIKGFFDLICAETYKHMRKYSEEKVPIDVILFDFEGNILARKSEQ; translated from the coding sequence GTGGAAGAGGAAAAAGCAAAACTAAAGACGGGTTACACTACAGGAAGTTCTGCTACTGCAGCGTCAAAAGCGGCGTTATTATCAATAATTAATCAGAAAAAAATTGAGAGTGTAGATATTTTACTTCCTAAAAAATCATCAATTCAAATTCCGGTACATTCATGCGAATTTGAATCTGAAAAAGCAAGATGTTCGGTGATAAAAAATGGCGGGGATGATCCTGATGTAACTCATGGGGCAGAAATTATTGTAGAGTTGGCATTAACTGAAAAAATTAATGAAATCGAAATTGATGGCGGGGAGGGCGTAGGTATAGTAACAAAACCGGGATTGGGTTTAGAAATCAACAAGCCTGCCATAAATCCAGTTCCAAAGAAAATGATTATTGAAAACATTAGAGAAATAGGAAAAGAGATTTTGCTGAAAAAAGGAGTCAGAGTAGTAATTTCAGTACCTAAAGGAAAAGAATTGGGTCCTAAAACAGATAATCCAAGATTAGGAATTATTAATGGAATTTCAATTTTAGGGACAAGTGGAATAGTAATTCCGTTTTCAACTGCATCTTATGCTGCATCAATAAGACAGAATTTGGATGTTGCACTTGCGATGGGAAATGATATGGTAGTACTTACTACTGGCGGTAGAAGTGAAGATTTTGCAAAGAAAATTGTAGATTTGCCAGATCATTGCTTTGTACAGATGGGAGATTTCTCAGGATATACGATTCAACAATGCAGTAGAAAAAACATCAAAAGAGCATATGTTGTTGGGTTCATTGGAAAGTTAGCAAAAATGGCTGCAGGAGTTAAACAAACTCATGTTAAAGGTTCCAAAGTAGATATGGGTTTTTTAGCAGAATTAGCTCAAAAATGCAATGCAAATGAAACGGTTATTCAAGAGATTAAAAAAGCAAATACCGCAAGACATGTTTCAGAAATTATTCAAGAGAATAAGATCAAAGGATTTTTTGACTTAATTTGTGCCGAGACGTACAAGCATATGAGAAAATACTCTGAAGAAAAAGTTCCAATCGATGTCATATTGTTTGATTTTGAAGGAAATATTTTAGCTAGAAAATCTGAACAGTAA
- a CDS encoding DEAD/DEAH box helicase, with protein MKEHVQTTQSNQLLDSLFGKFGFSKLTEIQKKASPIILQKKDCLVIAPTGSGKTECSVIPIFSLLKNSKKFGKIKSLYITPLRALNRDVFRRITNYAHENQLTIEIRHGDTSQKDRKKITENPPDILITTPETLVILLTQVKMLNALSDLEWIVIDEVHELLSSERGSQLSLSIERLEINSKFPLTKVGLSATVGNFDEAGKFVVGTKRKCEIIRDTSVRKYDVEIKYVDGTISDVAEKIIEYVSELRLNSPILLFTNTRGEAEFLASVLKEKALIPIELHHGSLSKEVREDTEQTLREGKHGIVVCTSSLELGLDIGSVELVIHYGSPRQVSKFVQRIGRSKHNRNASAQGLIITNNADDEFEAQAILDRIQEGSIEEQKIHDGSLDVLAHHLVGLSMQIGEISVDQAFDIVTKAYPFRNLKIEQLADVLDLLDSNYLIFFDRTKMTFWKKGRSFKYYFENLSTIPDILKFKVFDSVGKKIIGSLDQRFVGDFGDSGNIFVLKGLQWRILNVDEKSFSVNVEPFRGGGITVPYWEGENIPIDYKTSRKVGNFRSKVKNGNLTLVNNVIEKLNFEKIPDENNIVIESNRSQGSIVIHSCLGTKINSTLSALLSSMLSSMLGSVVDSRYDGYRIVLSSRSRISEKLFMEILNDDYDLESIVSASLTGTHNVNWKTWCVAKKFGVVGRGAIYERKSARFLYERYSKTVLVYEALRELFHDKYDLKYSEKILKKIKEDKIHVTWLEVDQFSKLAEPILDHTAKYYSSPANLDKGILDLVKARLEKTKHRLICARCGKWERVFQTFEVKNSLICPYCKARQITATYYSNYDLPKIIRKKHAGKKLTLDEKHKFERAWKVASLVENFGKIALTVISGYGVGADTAARILRNMIDEEYLFKQIYEAERQYVVTRGFWDS; from the coding sequence ATGAAAGAACACGTTCAAACAACCCAGTCGAATCAACTTCTTGATTCTCTATTTGGAAAATTTGGGTTTTCTAAACTAACTGAAATTCAGAAAAAAGCTTCACCAATAATTTTACAAAAAAAAGATTGTCTTGTTATTGCTCCAACTGGTTCAGGGAAAACCGAATGTTCCGTTATTCCAATTTTTTCCCTTTTAAAAAATTCTAAAAAATTTGGAAAAATTAAAAGTCTTTACATTACTCCATTACGTGCATTAAATCGTGATGTGTTTAGAAGAATCACAAATTATGCACATGAAAATCAACTGACAATTGAAATCAGACATGGCGATACCAGTCAAAAGGATAGAAAAAAAATCACTGAAAATCCTCCTGATATTTTGATCACTACTCCTGAAACCTTAGTAATTCTTTTGACGCAGGTAAAAATGCTAAATGCATTATCTGATTTAGAATGGATTGTAATAGATGAAGTACATGAATTGTTGTCTAGTGAACGAGGTTCCCAATTATCTTTAAGCATTGAAAGATTGGAAATAAACTCAAAATTTCCACTTACAAAGGTTGGATTATCCGCAACTGTTGGAAATTTTGATGAAGCAGGAAAATTTGTTGTCGGAACTAAACGAAAATGTGAGATTATCAGAGATACATCTGTAAGAAAATATGATGTAGAAATCAAATACGTGGATGGAACAATTTCTGATGTCGCAGAAAAAATCATTGAATATGTGTCAGAATTAAGATTAAATTCTCCCATTCTTCTTTTTACAAACACTCGTGGAGAAGCAGAATTTTTAGCATCAGTGTTAAAAGAAAAAGCATTAATTCCTATAGAATTACATCACGGTTCTCTTTCAAAAGAGGTTAGAGAAGACACAGAACAAACTTTGCGTGAAGGGAAACATGGCATTGTAGTATGTACATCTTCATTAGAATTAGGATTAGATATTGGTTCAGTTGAATTAGTAATACATTATGGTTCTCCTAGACAAGTTTCTAAATTTGTTCAAAGAATTGGTAGAAGTAAGCATAATCGTAATGCATCAGCCCAAGGATTAATCATTACAAATAATGCTGATGATGAATTTGAAGCACAAGCAATTCTTGATCGAATTCAGGAAGGTTCCATTGAAGAACAAAAAATTCATGATGGCTCTCTGGATGTCTTAGCCCATCATTTAGTAGGACTATCTATGCAAATCGGCGAAATTTCTGTTGACCAAGCTTTTGATATAGTCACAAAAGCATATCCATTTAGAAATTTAAAAATTGAACAACTGGCTGATGTGTTGGATTTACTTGATTCAAACTATTTGATATTTTTTGATAGAACAAAAATGACTTTTTGGAAAAAAGGCCGTTCTTTCAAATATTATTTCGAAAACCTTTCAACAATTCCTGATATTCTTAAATTCAAAGTATTCGACAGTGTTGGCAAAAAAATCATTGGATCTTTAGATCAGAGGTTTGTGGGTGATTTTGGAGATTCAGGAAATATTTTTGTGTTAAAAGGCTTGCAATGGAGAATCCTGAACGTTGATGAAAAATCATTTAGTGTAAATGTTGAACCTTTCAGAGGCGGAGGTATCACTGTACCTTATTGGGAGGGAGAAAATATCCCAATTGATTATAAAACTTCACGTAAAGTGGGAAATTTTAGAAGTAAAGTAAAGAATGGAAATTTAACTTTGGTTAATAATGTAATTGAAAAATTAAATTTTGAAAAAATTCCAGATGAAAATAATATTGTTATAGAATCTAATAGATCTCAGGGTTCAATTGTAATTCACTCTTGTCTGGGAACTAAAATTAATTCTACATTGTCTGCATTGCTTTCTTCTATGCTTTCTTCAATGTTGGGTTCAGTTGTTGATTCTCGTTATGATGGATATAGAATTGTACTGTCTTCTAGATCTAGAATTTCAGAAAAACTTTTCATGGAAATTCTAAACGATGATTATGATTTAGAATCTATTGTAAGTGCTTCTTTAACTGGAACTCATAATGTAAATTGGAAAACTTGGTGTGTTGCAAAAAAATTTGGAGTTGTAGGTAGAGGTGCAATATATGAAAGAAAATCTGCTCGATTTTTATATGAACGATATTCAAAAACAGTTCTTGTATATGAAGCTCTTCGTGAATTATTTCATGATAAATATGATCTTAAATATTCTGAAAAGATCCTAAAAAAGATCAAAGAAGATAAAATTCATGTTACTTGGTTAGAAGTTGATCAATTTTCAAAACTTGCAGAACCAATTCTAGATCATACTGCAAAATATTATTCATCTCCTGCAAATCTTGATAAAGGAATTCTTGATCTAGTTAAGGCTAGGTTAGAAAAAACTAAACATAGATTGATTTGTGCCCGTTGTGGTAAATGGGAAAGGGTATTCCAAACATTTGAGGTAAAAAACTCATTGATATGTCCATATTGTAAAGCAAGACAAATTACTGCAACATATTACTCAAATTATGATTTACCTAAAATTATTAGAAAAAAACATGCTGGTAAAAAATTAACATTGGATGAAAAACACAAGTTTGAACGTGCCTGGAAAGTCGCATCATTGGTTGAAAATTTTGGAAAAATTGCATTGACTGTAATATCTGGATATGGTGTTGGTGCTGATACTGCAGCAAGAATTTTGAGAAACATGATAGATGAGGAATATCTCTTTAAACAAATCTATGAAGCTGAAAGACAATATGTTGTTACTAGAGGTTTTTGGGATTCCTAG
- a CDS encoding ATPase domain-containing protein, producing MISTGLQKLDKFLSGGIPNSVIVDIFGENGTGKTLLLFQLIINSIKNGGNILYLDTTGGFRPERIIEIQKESKIEIDILEKITVSRITNTSEQIKSTKIIEENNYSLIIIDNITDLFSYEYQKDESFFQKNSLFMKYMQNLSNLAISKKIPIIITNMIRISDGREIENMQNAIDPFTHIKIHLFKNSSKFHGEVYWALKKEIFSYTISKIGLSDNTEDF from the coding sequence ATGATCTCTACAGGTTTACAAAAACTGGATAAATTCTTGTCTGGAGGAATTCCAAATAGTGTCATTGTAGATATTTTTGGTGAAAATGGAACTGGAAAGACACTTCTACTATTTCAATTAATCATAAATTCAATTAAAAATGGTGGAAATATTTTGTATTTGGATACAACAGGTGGATTTAGACCTGAACGTATTATAGAAATTCAAAAAGAATCTAAAATTGAAATCGACATACTTGAAAAAATTACTGTATCTAGAATTACTAATACTTCCGAACAAATCAAATCTACCAAAATTATCGAAGAAAACAATTATTCATTAATAATAATTGACAACATCACTGATCTATTTTCTTATGAATATCAAAAAGATGAATCATTTTTTCAAAAAAATTCACTATTTATGAAATATATGCAAAACTTATCTAATTTGGCAATTTCAAAAAAAATTCCAATCATTATTACAAATATGATTAGAATAAGTGATGGTAGGGAAATTGAAAATATGCAAAATGCTATTGATCCTTTTACACATATCAAAATACATCTTTTTAAAAATTCATCAAAATTTCATGGTGAAGTCTATTGGGCGTTAAAAAAAGAAATTTTTTCATATACTATTTCTAAAATTGGACTTTCTGATAATACTGAAGATTTTTAA